Sequence from the Mus caroli unplaced genomic scaffold, CAROLI_EIJ_v1.1 scaffold_22332_1, whole genome shotgun sequence genome:
ttctatctttatttagtgcatttgttgttctgattattatgtgtcgggaggaatttcttttctggtccggtctatttggagttctgtaggcttcttgtatgttcatgggcatctctttctttaggtttgggaagttttcttcaataattttttttaagatatttgctggtcctttgagttgaaaatcatcattctcatctactcctattatctgtaggtttggtcttctcattgtgtccctgatttcctggattttttgagttaggatctttttgtattttgcattttctttgattgttgttctgatgttctctatggaatcttctgcacctgagattctctcttccgtctcttgtattctgttgctgatgtctCTATGCAACATCTATGGttacagatttctttcctagggtttctctctccagcattgcctcactttgggttttctttattgtgtctacttccctttttaggtcttggatggttttattcatttctatcacctgtttgattttgttttcctgcaattctttaagggatttttgtgcttcttctttaatgtcttctacctgtttagcagtgttctcctgtattcccttaagtgagttattaaagtctttcttgatgtcctctaccataatcatgagatatgcttttaaatccgggtctagctttttgggtgtgttggggtgccctggacttggagtgctgggttctgatgatggtgagtggtcttggtttctgttagtaggattcttatgtttgccttttgccatctggtaatctctggagttagctgttagagttgtctctgtttagagattgttcctctggtgattctgctACCCtgtatcagcagacatgggagagtagctctctcctctgagtttcagtggtcagagcactctctgtaggcaaggttcctcttacagggaaggtgcacagatatctggcgttcagacctccctcctggccgaagatgaaggtccaaaacaggaactttcccagaagctgtgtttctttggcctgtcacagaagctgttagcttttgtagtccacactctcacctgtacagacttcTTTCGGAGGAGTCTCGGAACTAAGATGTCTTAtgctgatgctgaggcaaagccctccagggctagacagacacctatcctctggccgggaaggtggccgaatgtctggagcctgaaaaggggactgcctcagaagctctgtgtctcctgcctgtcccagaagctgttagcttctgtagtgcacactctcacctgtgcaaactactttcggcagagtcctggaaccaagatggcttctgcagATGCTGAGACCAAGGCCTCCTGTGCCGGACAGACACCTGttctctgacagggaaggtggccgaatgtctggagcccaaaaagtggactgcctcagaagctctgtggctcccgcctgtcccagaagctgttagcttctgtagtgcacactctcacctgtgcagactactttcggtggagtcccggaaccaagatggctcccatcAATCCTGAGGCAAAGCCTCCCGGGCCGGGCAGGCcagttgggaattcttttttTCACCTTGTACCCCatgttttaatggggttatttgaatttctggagtccagcttcttgagctctttgtatatgttggatattagtctcctgtcagatttaggtttggtaagaatcctttcccaatctgttggtagcctttttgtcttattgacaatgtagtttgccttacagaagctttgcaattttatgaggtcccatttgattATTCTCAATCTTCTatcacaaaccattgctgttctgttcaggaaaacttcccctgtgcccatatcttcgaggcttttctcctctttctcctctataaatttcagtgtctctggttttatgtggagtccagaagatgttccaactggtaatgaggacacatgttccactatgttcatagcagtcttatttataatagccagaagcaggaaagaacccagatattcctcaacagaggaatggatacagaaaatgtggtacatttacacaatggagtactaatatctattaaaaacaattaatttaagaagttcttaggcaaatggatgtacctggaggatatcatcctaagtgaggtaacacaatcaaaaaagaactcacttgatatgcaatcactgataagtggatatcagcccagaaacttaaaatacccaagatacaatttgcaaaacacaagaaaatcaagaagaagaaggtctaatgtgtggatacttcattcctccttagaatagagaacaaaataaccatggaaggagttacagaggcaaagtttggagctaagacaaaaggatggaccatccagagaccaccccacccgggaatccatcccataatcagccaccaaacgcagacactatttcatatgccagcaaaattttgctgaaaggaccaagaTATAGCTCTCACTGGTGagactatgccagagcctggcaaatacagaagtggatgctcataggcatctattggatggaacacacgggccacaatggaggagccagagaaagtacacaaggagctgaagggatctgcaaccctataggtggaacaacagcatgaactaaccagtacgcccagagcttgtgtctctagctgcatatgaagcagaagaccacctagtcgtccatcattgggaagagaagccccttggttttgcaaactttatatgccccagtacaggggaatgccagggccaagaagtgggagtgggtgggtaggaaccggggtggggggagtgtatagggaacatTAGGgaaagcatttcaaatgtaaatgtagaaaatatcttataaaatttgaaaaaaaagggACAAACATTTATGTTCAGCTGATCATTTAGAAAAAGCTTATTTCTGCACATGCACTTTTATTCCATAACCTCATTTGCCAATTTTCACATCACTGTAAGGTAGGCATAAATAAAGTGCTACAATGTTTGTCTTGATATTAAAAATTTATAGATCATTACTGTAAAGTTATGAAAtctgaagagaaacaaacatTGAGTCAAACCATTCCATCACCTGGCATATATCACCTCAGCTAGATTTTCCTTGTTCACCAATGCTTGCTCTTAGAGCCTATCTCCAGACATAGCATTCTTAGCCTCAGGGATCATGattgatggttttgttttccttgccATCATCATCCTCATAACTCAAAGAATGAGCAGCTAGAGTTGAGTACTTTTGAGTATGAAAATACATGATTCTCCTTCATGAGGGGATATTACCTGagacaatgaaaacaaatggGTTTAACCATCTTGTGCCAGTGGTTTTGACTCTTTCTTATCAGAATCTGTGACTTCCTCATTCCTGGGCTGTTCTGCAGTTGATAAAGGCACAGTcctatttattcaacaaatagaggagaaagaaaggacctgatcaatagaaaaaaacaaaatgaaactcaaGTTGAGTAGCAATTATTTCCTGATATTGAAAACAACTTTGAATGTGTCACATCAACTACACCAAGGCCACTTTTATAATCataattttaagatattataTAGATTTTATAATAGATTTCTAATAAACTCTGCTCCAGCCTTTAACTGCCTCAGACTTTTCATAGTTAAATGGAACAAATTTGTTGAAGTCAACAGTCAATTatccagtttttatttttctacaataGGTCAAAGGCTCTGTAATCCATGCAGTGAAGATGACTGGTCCAATGCAGAGAAGAACAAGTGTGTGCCAAAGCTTGTGGAATTCCTTGCTTATGAGGAGGCCCTGGGGTTCACCCTTGTCATCCTTTCCATCTTTGGAGCTCTTGTGGTCTTGGCAGTCACTGTTGTGTATGTGATCCACAGGCACACTCCATTGGTGAAAGCCAATGACCAGGAGCTGAGCTTCCTCATTCAGATATCTCTGGTTATCACAGTGCTGTCAACCATGCTATTTATAAGCAAGCCATGCAACTGGTCCTGCATGGCCCGCCAGATCACTCTATCACTGGGCTTTTGCCTTTGCCTGTCTTCCATTCTTGGAAAGACTATTTCACTCTTTTTTGCATACATAATTTCTATATCCAAAACCCGGCTTATATCCATGCACCCCATTTTTTGTAAACTCATTTTACTGATCTGTGTTTTTGGTGAGATTGGTGTATGTGCATCTTACTTGGTGAAGCCACCCAGCATGTTCAAGAACATTGAATGTCAGAATGTAAAGATCATCTTTGAGTGCAATGAAGGTTCTGTAGAGTTTCTATGCTCCATATTTGGGTTTGATGTTCTTCTGGCTCTGCTGTGTTTTCTTACAACCTTTGTGGCTCGCCAGCTGCCAGATAATTATTATGAAGGGAAATGTATCACTTTTGGAATGCTGGTCTTTTTCATTGTCTGGATCTCTTTTGTCCCTGCTTACTTGAGCACTAAAGGCAAATTCAAAGTGGCTGTGGAAATATTTGCCATTTTGGCCTCTAGCTATGGCTTCTTAGGCTGTCTATTTCTTCCCAAGTGTTTCATTATCTTGCTGAGGCCAAAGAGAAACACTGATGAAAATGTTGGTGGAGGAGTCCCCACTGTTGACAGGAGCATCCAACTGACCTCAGCCTCTG
This genomic interval carries:
- the LOC110289158 gene encoding vomeronasal type-2 receptor 1-like translates to QRLCNPCSEDDWSNAEKNKCVPKLVEFLAYEEALGFTLVILSIFGALVVLAVTVVYVIHRHTPLVKANDQELSFLIQISLVITVLSTMLFISKPCNWSCMARQITLSLGFCLCLSSILGKTISLFFAYIISISKTRLISMHPIFCKLILLICVFGEIGVCASYLVKPPSMFKNIECQNVKIIFECNEGSVEFLCSIFGFDVLLALLCFLTTFVARQLPDNYYEGKCITFGMLVFFIVWISFVPAYLSTKGKFKVAVEIFAILASSYGFLGCLFLPKCFIILLRPKRNTDENVGGGVPTVDRSIQLTSASVSNELNSTTISTVLDE